The window GCTCGAACAGTTCAGCGCCCTGGGCTGTGATGTCGTCGAGATGGTCCTTGCCGACCAGGACAGCTGGGACCGGTACGTCGCGGCACAGTGGCTCAACATCCGACGCTGGCTCGATGCCAACCCCGACGACGAGCTCGCCGACGAAATGCGTGCGGAACTCGCTGCGGCACCCGTCCAGCACGCCAGGTACCAGCGCGAATACCTTGGGTGGGGCGTGTTCGTCCTGATGGACCGCTGACACACCACTCCCAGTGAGCCCCGGCGCCACCTGCCGGGGCTCACCCGTGTGGCACCGCACCTCGAAGCCCCTCAAACACCGAGAGCATGTCTACGCGCCACGTGATCCACAGATCTTGACAATTACTCCCAAGGTAGGCGCCCTTGATGAGAGTGCCCGCGTCGCAGCCGGCTGCCCGGCCGACGTATCCGTAGTGGACGTTGGAAAAGGCGGACGCGAAGGACGCGTTCGGCATCGCGGAAGCCGACCGCGCGATCCTCACACTCTGCGGGCTGGCGACGGCAAGGATCGTTCCAGACGTCCCGAACTCACACCCGACCAGCTTGACCAAAGACGTGGGGCCCACAGGGTGCGCAGGGCGGCGGGACCGGGGCGCGGTGGGGCGGACCGGGGCAGGGCAGGGCGGGGCGGGGCGGGGCGGAACGCAACCCGCTGCCTCTCCCCGCCACCCCTGACACCCCGTTATGTCCGCAGCTCCGTCCTGGAGTCCGGGGGCGGGCGCCGTGGGCCTCTGCAGGCGGCTCGCGCTGGAGCAGGGCCGGTGGGGATGGGGTCAGGTGAGGTGTGGGGGTGCGTCGTCCAGGAGCAGTCGCTTCTGCGGCTTGCCCATCGCGTTGCGCGGGATGGCGGTGACGAAGCGGACCTCGCGGGGGCGTTTGTGGACCGACAGGTGCGCGGCGACGAAATCGGTGAGTTCGCTGCCGGTGACGTTCTGGGCGACGACGAAGGCGACGATCCGCTGGCCGAGGTCGGTGTCGGGGACGCCGACCACGGCCGCCTCGCTGACCGCGGGGTGGTCCAGCAGAGCGTTCTCGATCTCGCCCG of the Streptomyces sp. NBC_01294 genome contains:
- a CDS encoding polymorphic toxin type 44 domain-containing protein, producing the protein MPNASFASAFSNVHYGYVGRAAGCDAGTLIKGAYLGSNCQDLWITWRVDMLSVFEGLRGAVPHG